One genomic window of Canis aureus isolate CA01 chromosome 15, VMU_Caureus_v.1.0, whole genome shotgun sequence includes the following:
- the LOC144284136 gene encoding ubiquitin carboxyl-terminal hydrolase 17-like protein 6, with protein sequence MEAAHLHPSEEPQFSASPKPQSCWSKRGGAEVHGGPSVPETTSPASKTLSSPTDPLAPASAGLPPTKTPLSWKSLSQVGAGLQNMGNTCYVNATLQCLTYTEPLASYMLSQQHGTTCRRQTSCMLCTLQAHLTRVLCHPGRVLRPLPLLLAAFHRHKQEDAHEYLMFILDAMQQACLPEDKLSDPECPQDSTLIQQLFGGYWRSQIQCLHCQGTSSTLEPYLDISLDIGDAHSVSQALEQLMKPELLEGENAYHCSKCLEKVPASKVLTLHTSPKVLILVLRRFSDLTGNKMTKEVQYPERLDMQHCLSEQRAGPLVYVLYAVLVHAGRSCHSGHYFCFIKAGNGQWYKMDDAKVSACDVTCALRQPAYVLFYMQKTDLERDLGRESVEEGGLASPEADPTVVGEASGEPGTDPSVNHPELEERGEETPRQQMTLDQWRCLQECNRPKPELNVKGREIALPANAVILHHSKYRPEMPKNHPQQTVDLLTTAAGMLPPQVAGDVAKVPRVPGRARPTKRTSKKGQRSGEAVQGCVS encoded by the coding sequence ATGGaggctgcccacctccacccctcagagGAGCCTCAGTTCAGCGCCTCTCCCAAACCCCAGTCATGCTGGTCAAAGAGAGGCGGTGCTGAAGTCCACGGAGGACCCTCCGTGCCCGAGACGACATCCCCTGCATCAAAGACTCTCTCCTCCCCGACTGACCCGTTGGCTCCCGCAtcagcagggctgcctcccaccaagacgcctctgagttggaagagcctttcccaggtgggagccgggcttcagaacatgggcaacacttgctatgtgaatgcgaccctacagtgtctgacctacacagagcccctcgccagctacatgctgtcccagcagcacgggaccacctgtaggaggcagacatcctgcatgctgtgtaccctgcaggctcacctgacgcgggttctctgccatcctggacgtgtgctccggcccctgccactcctgctcgcCGCCTTCCACAGACACAAGCAGGAAGATGCCCATGAGTATCTCATGTTCATTCTGGATGCAATGCAGCAAGCGTGCTTGCCTGAGGACAAGCTCTCAGACCCTGAGTGTCCTCAGGACAGCACCCTCATCCAGCAACTCTTTGGGGGGTACTGGAGGTCTCAAATCCAGTGTCTCCACTGCCAAGGCACTTCGAGCACTCTggaaccttacctggacatcagccTGGACATCGGGGATGCTCACAGCGTCAGCCAAGCTTTGGAGCAGTTGATGAAGCCCGAACTGCTGGAAGGTGAAAATGCCTACCATTGTAGTAAGTGTCTGGAGAAGGTGCCTGCGTCCAAGGTGTTGACTTTGCACACTTCCCCGAAGGTCCTCATCCTGGTCTTGAGACGATTCTCAGACTTGacaggcaacaaaatgactaaggaggtgcaatatcctgagcgccttgacatgcaacactgcctgtctgagcagagggcaggacccttggtttatgtgctctatgccgtgctggtgcacgctgggaggagttgccacagcggacattacttctgtttcataaaggcaggaaatggccagTGGTATAAAATGGATGATGCTAAGGTCAGCGCCTGTGATGTGACTTGCGCGCTGCGCCAACCTGCCTATGTcctcttttatatgcagaagactGATCTGGAGAGAGACCTTGGGAGGGAGTCAGTCGAGGAGGGAGGACTCGCATCTCCCGAGGCAGACCCCACGGTGgtgggtgaggcctcaggagagccgGGAACCGATCCCTCCGTGAACCATCCTGAGTTGGAGGAGCGTGGGGAAGAGACCCCCAGACAACAAATGACATTAGACCAGTGGAGATGCCTCCAAGAATGCAACCGCCCTAAGCCTGAACTCAATGTCAAGGgaagagaaattgctcttcctgcGAACGCAGTCATCCTTCACCACTCCAAATACAGACCTGAGATGCCAAAGAATCATCCTCAACAGACCGTCGACCTGCTCACCACTGCAGCTGGGATGCTCccacctcaggtggccggggacgTGGCCAAAGTCCCGCGTGTGCCAGGGAGAGCCAGACCTACCAAGAGGACgagcaagaagggacagaggtcTGGGGAAGCAGTCCAGGGATGTGTCTCCTAA